In Patescibacteria group bacterium, a genomic segment contains:
- a CDS encoding GSCFA domain-containing protein — MIEFNKKFNIIAKNAISKASGFLFTFGLSEVWSPRNNPEIVLNQVPIKSIISDNSLWSSRFASVAEVFQSISKLVKIIRKYFGLNFPIIFTLSPVPLKYTSLGVSIREANNISKSTILVALHEICREDKNVFYYPSYEIIQAFVEKDFFTWQKDGRHITAAAINIIVQKFVANYDIRGKPKIEMSDFWVPFVNEKGEVSGRLYVDGSVVKS; from the coding sequence TTGATTGAGTTTAATAAAAAATTTAATATTATTGCAAAGAACGCTATTAGTAAAGCTTCGGGATTTCTTTTTACTTTTGGACTTTCTGAGGTATGGAGTCCACGCAATAATCCTGAAATTGTTTTAAATCAGGTGCCTATTAAAAGCATAATATCAGATAACAGTTTATGGAGTTCAAGATTTGCTAGTGTTGCAGAAGTGTTTCAATCGATTTCTAAATTAGTGAAAATTATAAGGAAATATTTTGGGTTAAATTTTCCTATAATTTTTACTTTATCTCCAGTGCCGTTAAAATATACATCATTAGGAGTTTCAATAAGAGAGGCCAATAATATTTCAAAGTCAACAATTTTAGTGGCATTGCATGAAATTTGCAGAGAGGATAAAAATGTATTTTATTATCCATCTTACGAAATAATTCAAGCGTTTGTTGAAAAAGATTTTTTTACTTGGCAAAAGGATGGACGACACATCACAGCTGCTGCCATCAATATTATCGTTCAAAAATTTGTCGCTAACTATGATATTCGTGGCAAACCAAAAATAGAAATGTCTGATTTTTGGGTTCCATTTGTTAATGAAAAAGGGGAAGTGTCTGGGCGCCTTTACGTGGATGGTTCTGTTGTAAAATCATAA
- the tsaB gene encoding tRNA (adenosine(37)-N6)-threonylcarbamoyltransferase complex dimerization subunit type 1 TsaB, which produces MFLFINTAKENKIEVALFVVDKNKIKILRQISSKSLSDSLLILIDRLFKKEKITADKLKKIFVIKGPGPFTAVRIAIATANALAYGLKIPVIGVEFEKDKNIEYLIRHSLNQNKKEKKYVKDFDKKLIFFNIK; this is translated from the coding sequence ATGTTTTTATTTATTAACACAGCTAAAGAAAATAAAATAGAAGTAGCGCTTTTTGTTGTTGATAAAAATAAAATAAAAATTTTACGCCAGATAAGTTCTAAAAGTTTGTCAGATAGTCTTTTAATTTTAATAGACAGATTATTTAAAAAAGAAAAAATAACAGCCGATAAGCTAAAAAAAATTTTTGTTATAAAAGGACCCGGACCTTTTACGGCTGTCAGAATTGCTATTGCGACAGCTAACGCTCTTGCTTATGGTCTGAAAATTCCTGTTATCGGAGTTGAATTTGAAAAAGATAAAAATATTGAATATTTGATAAGGCATTCTTTAAATCAGAACAAAAAAGAGAAAAAGTATGTAAAAGATTTTGACAAAAAACTTATTTTTTTTAATATAAAATAA
- a CDS encoding valine--tRNA ligase yields the protein MENKELPKAYESKKIEKEIYEKWEESGFFNPDNLLLKKTAKSFSISMPPPNLTGVPHLGTALGITLQDIMMRFYRQKQEKTLWVPGSDHAAIATQSVVEKKLKKQGLNRYDLGRKKLLEKIDEHINEVRPIMRQQIKKIGSSCDWSREAYTMDENLSKAVNEVFIRMYEDGLIYRGERIVNWCPCCASTLSDDEVEHKEEKAKFYYIKYNLFDQKNNFVKSIIVATTRPETKIGDTGIAVHPDDKQYKDLVGKIFKVNLNKVDIKVKVFADYEVDKDFGSGAVGVTPAHSAVDWKWAKKYGLEIKKIIDEKAKMTKQAGIYEGMKVKAAKEKFIEDLKEEKLLIKEDNYDKNISICYRCGAPIEPLPSKQWFISVDKEFKIKNSDLKKKYGNNKTTLKKITKWAVKSGEIKIVPDNFNKIYYHWMDELYDWCISRQIWFGHQIPVWYNIKTQNNNEKCKNNKEIYVGIEAPKGKNWVQDEDTLDTWFSSGLWTFSTLGWPRTTKDLKNFHPTSVMETGKDILFFWVARMVMMSYYALGEKPFKIVYLHGMVRDKQGRKMSKSHQETCIDPIEVIDKYGADALRLSLVAGTKAGNDIRMYEEKILGYKKFVNKFYNIGRFIQFNQANLLENRNKDFKINTLADKWFVAITRELIIEITRDLEEFNFAFAVDRIYEFIWHEMADWFVEISKQEKNYHLLVYVYITILKLLHPFAPFATEYIWQSYKENNKKENLLLIQKWPEFNEFKKDEKAIKEFVEIKKVVVDIRVKRAEKNIANNEIIDFSLNKKITDEQKKYIEYFGKAKLG from the coding sequence ATGGAAAATAAAGAATTGCCAAAGGCGTATGAATCAAAAAAAATAGAAAAGGAAATTTATGAAAAATGGGAAGAATCAGGATTTTTTAATCCTGATAATTTGCTATTGAAAAAAACAGCAAAATCATTCAGTATCAGTATGCCTCCGCCGAATTTGACAGGTGTTCCTCATTTAGGAACAGCTTTAGGCATAACTTTACAGGATATTATGATGCGGTTTTATCGTCAAAAGCAAGAAAAAACTTTGTGGGTGCCAGGTTCTGATCATGCCGCAATTGCCACTCAAAGCGTTGTTGAAAAAAAATTAAAAAAACAAGGGCTTAATAGATATGATTTAGGAAGAAAAAAACTTTTAGAAAAAATAGATGAGCATATAAATGAAGTGCGTCCGATTATGAGACAGCAAATTAAAAAAATCGGTTCGTCCTGCGACTGGTCAAGAGAAGCCTACACTATGGATGAAAATTTAAGCAAAGCCGTGAATGAAGTTTTTATAAGAATGTATGAAGACGGTCTTATTTATCGCGGAGAAAGAATTGTTAATTGGTGTCCTTGTTGCGCTTCAACATTATCCGACGATGAAGTTGAGCATAAAGAAGAAAAAGCAAAATTTTATTATATTAAATACAATTTATTTGATCAAAAAAATAATTTTGTTAAAAGCATTATTGTGGCTACTACTCGCCCTGAAACAAAAATAGGTGATACAGGCATTGCTGTTCATCCTGATGACAAGCAATATAAAGATTTAGTTGGAAAAATTTTTAAAGTCAATTTGAATAAAGTTGATATTAAGGTAAAAGTTTTTGCTGATTATGAGGTTGATAAAGATTTTGGTTCGGGAGCTGTTGGCGTAACTCCTGCCCATAGCGCTGTTGATTGGAAATGGGCTAAAAAATATGGTTTAGAAATAAAAAAAATTATTGATGAAAAAGCAAAAATGACAAAACAGGCTGGAATTTATGAAGGGATGAAAGTAAAAGCCGCAAAAGAAAAGTTCATAGAAGATTTAAAAGAAGAAAAATTGCTAATTAAAGAAGATAATTATGATAAAAACATTTCTATTTGTTATCGCTGTGGAGCGCCCATTGAGCCGTTGCCAAGCAAGCAATGGTTTATATCCGTTGATAAAGAATTTAAAATTAAAAATTCTGATTTAAAAAAGAAGTATGGAAATAATAAAACAACATTAAAAAAAATAACAAAATGGGCTGTTAAGTCGGGCGAAATAAAAATTGTTCCAGATAATTTTAATAAAATTTATTATCATTGGATGGACGAACTTTATGATTGGTGTATTTCTCGGCAGATTTGGTTTGGTCATCAAATTCCTGTTTGGTATAATATCAAAACTCAAAATAATAATGAAAAATGTAAAAATAATAAAGAAATATATGTTGGGATTGAAGCGCCAAAAGGAAAAAATTGGGTTCAAGATGAAGATACTTTAGACACTTGGTTTTCTTCAGGTCTTTGGACTTTTTCAACGCTGGGCTGGCCAAGAACAACAAAAGATTTAAAAAACTTTCATCCAACTTCTGTGATGGAAACAGGCAAAGACATTCTTTTTTTCTGGGTTGCCAGGATGGTGATGATGAGTTATTACGCTTTGGGAGAAAAACCTTTTAAAATTGTTTATTTGCACGGAATGGTGCGGGATAAGCAGGGAAGAAAAATGAGCAAATCGCATCAGGAAACTTGCATTGATCCGATTGAAGTAATAGATAAATACGGCGCTGACGCTTTGCGTTTAAGTTTAGTCGCTGGGACAAAGGCGGGGAATGATATTAGAATGTATGAAGAAAAAATTTTAGGATATAAAAAGTTTGTCAATAAATTTTATAATATAGGAAGATTTATACAATTTAATCAGGCGAATTTATTAGAAAATAGAAATAAAGATTTTAAAATTAACACTTTGGCTGATAAATGGTTTGTCGCGATAACGCGCGAATTGATTATTGAGATTACAAGGGATTTAGAAGAATTTAATTTCGCGTTTGCCGTTGACAGAATTTATGAGTTTATTTGGCATGAGATGGCTGATTGGTTTGTTGAAATAAGCAAGCAAGAAAAAAATTATCATTTGTTAGTTTATGTCTATATAACAATTTTAAAATTACTTCATCCGTTTGCTCCATTTGCCACAGAATATATTTGGCAGAGCTATAAAGAAAATAATAAAAAAGAAAATTTGTTATTAATTCAAAAATGGCCGGAATTTAATGAATTTAAAAAAGACGAAAAAGCAATAAAAGAATTTGTTGAAATAAAAAAAGTTGTTGTTGATATTCGCGTAAAACGAGCTGAAAAAAATATAGCAAATAATGAAATTATAGATTTTTCTTTAAATAAAAAAATAACAGATGAACAAAAGAAATATATTGAATATTTTGGGAAAGCAAAACTTGGTTAA